The nucleotide sequence AGTGGGGTTCAGAAAAGGTGTTGGTACAATGGTTCTTTGGAAAGGACACAAAACCTTTGATAATCCGCAACTCCCAGGGTCGAGAGACGACAGGTGAGTGAGATTAGTGCTAGAGGGTATCCATCCTTAATCGAGCGTGACCTTTTTGAGCTGTAAACATATTTCGCAAAACAGTATTTGGTAGTTggctcttttttttctttttttacctgATTTTGACTAGCTAAAAATTTGAGGGTTGCTGGCGTCAGAATCTCAGGTGCCTACTACTGTTGTTCTCTTGAGCACTTAACCCTTGACCTGCTCAGGGTTACTGCTCTGCCTCTGCAGGTGGCCCTGTGCTGCTTCCACATtcacatgtgtttgtgtggtgtccAGGTGGGTTGGGAATAACATAACACAGAAAGAAGACACATTTCATATtcacactactaccactacaactaatacTGATCACATGATTATTGACATGCAGATCCAGAGTGGAAACACAGGCTGTCTCTGTCCAAGACGGACTTCTCCCTGATCATCAACAATATCAGACTGGAGGACTTCAAATCCTTCAAATGTGAATTGAAAGATTTCATGCCACAAACAACTACCTCAGTCACATTCAGACTGTTCCGTGGTAAgtgcagagtgaaagagagggcaTTTCTATGTCTCATGTCAGTGTTATGAGAAAGATGAGGAAGGAAATGGGACATTGTGTTCAGTCACCATCATGTGGGGGAAACAAGTactacacacacatgtatacaaaTGTACCTTTGTataacccccacctctctctctgtctcactcgctctctctctctcgctcactctctcgctctctttctctctctctatgtctctttctatgcctctctcgctctctctatctctctatttctctccctctctctctctccatctctcctctctcagtgagTGTACAGCCATTTTCTCCCCTGTTGGCTGGGAAGAATCTTAATCTGAAGTGTGACATAGAGGAAATATTTAAGGGGACACAGAGAAGATGGCTTAGTCCCCAGAAACAGGACCTGAACGAGGACAAGCGTGCCCAGATCAGAAATGACGGCAGCCTGACAGTAATGAGTGTCACTGGCCAAGACCATGGAGAGTGGACCTGTGTGGTGACATACCAGGGCAGGGAAGCCTATGCCAACACCCCTGTTACTGTAATAGGTAAGTGTTAAGTTAGATAAAATGGTTTATGGTCTTCTATATTAAATAATTTCCCCTCAAGAGGTAAAATGTCTTCAGACTGAGGTTAAACTGTCCCtttcctatctctgtctctcattctctctcctctctctctctctttgcgcgctctctctctctctctctctcactctctctctctcttcccttctcagACCTCTCCCCTGCTCATCCACAGCCTATCTacacctctgtctcctccctctctcttctccatctgcCATGTTTCTTttccattcctcctccactaTCCTGGTCAGACAGCCAGGAGAAGAGCATCCAGGGAGGCCGCTGGACCTTTACCCCAAGCCCAGCGGCAGGCTCCCTCACTGGGGTCGTCCAGACCCTCGCCAACCTCTCCCTGGGCCCTCCATTAGCCTGGGTGGTCAATCAGAAGAGAGGGCTGGATGTCTCCGCCCTGCAGAGGACAAATCTAAACCTCTCCCTGTCAAAGAAAGGGGTGACGGAGGGGGACAGGGGCGAGTACACCTGCGCTGTGGAATTCCAGAGGGGGGACAGCCTGAAGAGAAGTATGCGTGTGGAGGTGCTACAGGGTAAGTCAAGCTTTGTGGCAGTCCTGAGGAAAAtgtccttctccttccttccttctttactTCCTGACTTGGTTGctaccttccttcctccctcctttaaTTCTCCCAATGCTTATTTCCCCCTCCTTTCTGCCCACAAAAGTGAGGAGTGACAGATCACTTTGATTTCTCAGCTCTCAATTGTTCAATCAATACCTCCCGCCATCTCTCTGaccttctcttcttccctctctatccctatatccctctttctcctttcatTGACATTCAAACCCGTCAGACCATAGTCATGGCAATGCTATTCCCCCTTTCTATGCTTCTGTTTATTACACCCAGACAGTTTTCTCATCTCCTTCTGTCGTTCGTTCGTTGGGAACAGTCTGTCCCCGGAGTATTGTGTCCTGTATCTAATTCAGTGGATAGTACACTTGTCTGGCTCCACTTGTATTAATAGGGTATTGTCACACTGGTAACAATgattcgggagacaggcgcaggaatgcgtaatagttttATAAATGACGCCCCAAATgacagcgtgccgtgtaaaggtatgcggacgaagaccaaacaaacacgcatcggaaacacagggttgaaacccaaacaaaagagcgaggatcACCTCGAATAAATACACACGCGCACAATGATTAACCCGCTGGACGAGACCCGTAGTCATCTAgcaatccacaagggcacgaaagccaacacacacagcacaggtactcacacgcaccaatggacattggaacaataatgtaaaccaaagggcacatatatacaaatactaatcagtgggaataggggacaggtgtgcgtgatgaaaggtccggagggatccgtgaccAGTATAATGAAGTTTCTCTTTGCCAGGATAATATGCCAGCTGAATTAATactaataaaaaaaaacatgtttctcCACGTTTttgtaaaataatataaaataatttattttttatttttattcacaTCAAAATTGtgaattttctttctttctctgtctgtctgtctgtctgtctgtctgtctgtctgtctgtctgtctgtctgtctgtctgtctgtctgtctgtctgtctgtctgtctgtctgtctgtctgtctgtctgtctgtctgtctgtctgtctgtctgtctgtctgtctgtctgtctgtctgtctgtctgtctctctttctctctctcctcctgtccagttTTTTCCTCTCCAGCTCCAGTGGCCTTCGTAGGTCAGGAGGTCAACCTCACCTGCACCCTGGGCcaccctctgacctctgacctctgacctgaaaGTGAAATGGATCCCACCACGACAATCCTCCCTCCTCGCTTTAGGCTCCGACCCCGACTCCGCCCATCTCACCATACCGGAAGCGAGGGATATAAATGGtgggaggtggaggtgtgaaTTGTGGAGGAACAAAACCAAGCTGACATCAGTGGAGATCACACTGAAGATCGGTAAGAAAGGAGAAGCAGGAAGTGACATGGTCAGGATGTGGTTAGAGTGGgtggtctgtgtatgtgtgaAGGTTAGGTTGTGACTATTGAGGTTAGGGTGTAATTAGCCTTATTGGCCAGTGGCCACGCTTACTGCAGCACTTTAAACGGTATAGTACCACAGTACTACTTCAGTAATTAAGTACAATGTAATAGCAGACAGTACTATTAGCCTGTAAAGAAGGAAGCTCTGATGTGTGCATTTGAACACAGACCATATAATAGTACTATTGAAAACCACATACTGTTATGCGATAATACATCTTTATTGATTTGATATGCTGGAAACAATGTAGAACTTCCATACTGATTCGGTTTCTCTTGATGTTGTTCTGATGGACAGAGCGAGTCCCCATGGACGTGTGGCTGTTGGTCACCATCTGTGGCGCAGCCGTCATCTtcgtcctcctcctcatcctcactgTCATTCTCAACCGACGCCACAGACAGGTACAGTTTAGTGATTTAAATCAGATGTTGATTTTTGCTTAAAAATGTACTCACTATCTCTTACATTTTGGGTCTTGTTGGTAGTGTTACTgagttttcctgtgtgtgtgtttctgttggtTTTCAGCGGGTGACGATGCCCAGACGTGGCAAACGCAGAATCTGCCGCTGCAAAGAGTGAGTGTCATTTCCTGagcacacgcgcgcgcgcacacacacacacacacacacacacacacacacacacacacacacacacacacacacacacacacacacacacacacacacacacacacacacacacacacacacacacacacacacacacacacacacacacacacacactcaaatttGGTTAGGTTGAGGGACAAAACGTCTGTGTATTGGCCTTGATTGTGCAGAGTTGTTCAAGGTGATGCGGGTTCAAGGTAGAAGCCTAAACTTTTTTGCAACTCTTGCCAACTAAATTCATAGGGAAAACAGGATTTTTGTTGCCTCCCATATTTGAGAAATACTGTGTGAGAATGGTTATTTACAGTGCTAACCATTCTGTTTTCCTCTATTACAGCCCCCAACCAAAAGGATTCTACAGAAACTAGAGACATCATACAGACCGGAATCCCTGTCAATGGACAATGTCTCTACTATTTTGTCTTAGCTATTCTCTTCTGACACAAAGAAACACCAAAAGAACAAAAGAAGCAAGGAAGAAGATGTTTCCACGTGATGTTTGATAATAGATTTCACAAGTGTATATTATCATACTTTATGACCTATGATTGAGCTACAATTGAACaaatactgtatataaatatgtatagctacttttttttttttttactgtacactgagtttacaaaacattaagaccacctgctctttccatgacatagactgaccaggtgaatccaggtgaaagctatgatccccctTATTGACGTCACTTTTCAAATCCACTGCCatcagtgtagacgaaggggaggagacgggttaaagaagccAGGCCcgtaggtgccaggctcaccggtttgtgtcaagaactgcaacgctgctgggttttccacgctcaacaatttcctgtgtgtatcGCAGTGGAGGTTCCTCAGAGGACCAAAATAGAAATGGTGAAACATggagaatcatgtagtagcctaaacctatcaacgttacactgagctgggtgaatggaatatgaacgacAGTCATCCAATGTggtgtaatagaaataaggccatgctcataacaTAATAATCATCCTGCCTCATCTTTAAACGGCCCCGACCGCCACTGgtaatcaagaatggtccaccacccaaaggacatccagccaaagtTGACACGACCgtgggaatcattggagtcaacatgggccagcatccctgcggagcgcttttcgacaccttgtagagtccatgtcacGGCaagttgaggctgttctgaggggttgcaactcaatattcggaaggtgttcctaatgtttggtatactcagtggaCATTGCATAGCGCTTTGTTTTGGAGTCCGTTTTTGACCCAATGTTTTAATGAAGAGAATGGAATAACATCTTAATAGTATAGTTTCTCCCGGGTTTCAGGTGGTGCGAGCAGACCGCTGAGTGATCAGGCTCCTTGCAGCAGGCTACAACGTTTTGCTGAATTGTTTGAAATAGTAACAGAGAACACACAGGGGTTATTGTTGTTGTGTTATAGGACTGTGAAATAAAGTGTTAGGTTGTATTTCAAGTCTTGAATTGAACAAGAATGAAAAACAAGCAATGACTGAGGTGTGACTGATTGGCAGCTTCGTTGAAATACCTTCAGTGGTGGGTGGACAGACACCAACACAGATAGATACCCACTGTCACTTCTTCATTTGTTTTGGCTCGTCACACATACTGTGACTGGGATTCAATCCACTGCACGTTTGCAGAAATGCACATTGCGTTTGACTTTAAAAGGCAATTTACACTTTATTACCTCTGCGTTTACACTGAATTTGATTTCCTAAAACACGGGAAAATTGCATTTGAAATGCACATTGTCAACAGTGCAACCCTGCAGTGTGCCTTCTATTGAATTCCTGCCACTCTAAGCTTATTTCATGGTCAGTGGTGTCTTTCACTCGCTGATTCCAGGGCAAGTAATGGGGATGACATTCATTTGACAGATGCGGCGGTAGGTGAAGTCACAGGGCACGTCGGACCAGGTCTGAGTGTTGCTCTCCAGGACTACAGGGCCCTCACCTTCAATCCCACCGGAGAGGTTGTTATCAGGCGCCGAGCTCGACTGGTTTCAGAACCTATAGGGaaagggaggtagggggagagaaaaTTTGACGGGCAGGATGGAAGTGAagtcacagagagggagagagataagacaGAAACACTGTAAATGAGGAGAGGACAAACAGTGGAGATAAAAGACAGGACTGAGCAACTGAGATATTTTGAGTCAATGTTGTACATGTCATGTTGAGATTGTTGAACGGGTTGCAAGACAGTACATACTCATTTGTGAGCTTTGTGTGGTCCACCCATCTCCagtccccctctatctctctgtctgataGGTCGATCCATAAGTAGTTATTAAACCCACCAATCCTACTGGCCTCCTTTTCCATGGCTTCCTGTAAAACAAACACATGGTTATGATGATCATTTACGGGTACATGAAGCCACCACCCAGGACACTCTGTGAAATTCACCAttgtaaatagagagagagagagagggagagagagagagggagagagagagagagagagagagagagagagagagagagagagagagagagagagagagagagagagagagagagagagagagagagagagagagagagagatttggatATAATCCTACCTTTGTTCTGTATGATAGATATAGTATTTACTATACCCAGCTGTGGGTTCATGTCCTGTGTCAAATGTGGAATGTCCCTAGATTTATGAAAATGTTGCTGCAATACGTTATGGAAATATTCAGAGAACTTGATAAAAGAGGAAGGGGAATGTAGACTGTGGGGAATGTTATAAGGGCCACAAATCACATGAACCGGACCATGTGACATCCTGGCCCTGTCCTAACCATCTGGGAACATACAGTATGCAGCATATGTGATGGGATACATTTGAACAAGAAGCACGACTCATGATCACCTAATGAGCAGTTATTTAGGAGATCAGTGATTTGTCCATCAGTGTTTCTGTGCCGTCTGGTGGCAATGGAGTCATTCTCTAACATGTACATAGTGTTTGCTGGCTAGTGCTAACCTGTGGCAGAGCAGTTTTGTGCCAGGCTGGCACAGTCATCACATAGCCGACTGTAGCATCGCAGCTCAGAACTCAGCTTCAACCTCAGGGAGGCCAACTCTTCCTCAGGGGTCTCCCAAGGTTGAGTGGCATTTGACAGGGGCTCTGTAGGTCCCTGATTGGTGCTGATGGATACCAAGAGGCCAATCAGTACAAGGAGGACACATCAGAAGCCCTGCCCACTCCCCCCTCCACCCCGGGAACCTGATTGGATTGATTGAGAGAGCTCAGCAGAATTGTGTTATACTGTATACATGTCAATCAGATGAGAGTTTAACCtgactagaatagagatgacaaTTAATTCTCCAGTAACAGTTCTATGTACAGGATGTACTTTTAGAAGCCATACAAATGTAGGCAAATGTGTAGGCAAATGGTTGGAAAGtacaacttgtgtgtgtgtgtgtgtgtgtgtgtgtgtgtgtgtgtgtgtgtgtgtgtgtgtgtgtgtgtgtgtgtgtgtgtgtgtgtgtgtgtgtgtgtgtgtgtgtgtgtgtgtgtgtgtgtgtgtgtgtgtgtgtgtgtgtgtgtgttctccgtaCAGGATGTATTTTTAGACGCCATTTAAATGAACCTAAACGTTGTAACAAAGTGACGTGCCCAAACTCGatacacaaaaatacacacaaaaacacacacacacacacacacacacacacacacacacacacacacacacacacacacacacacacacacacacacacacacacacacacacacacacacacacacacacacacacacagtgatgtaGACCCAAAAGTTTTTTTTGGTAGATCTCCATGTTCTCTGTGTAATATCACtgttacatgattagtttaaccgTTCATAAATCgaacctgtctctctttccactcAGAGGTGGTGTTACATACcaacggggtgtgtg is from Oncorhynchus gorbuscha isolate QuinsamMale2020 ecotype Even-year linkage group LG19, OgorEven_v1.0, whole genome shotgun sequence and encodes:
- the LOC124005545 gene encoding LOW QUALITY PROTEIN: uncharacterized protein LOC124005545 (The sequence of the model RefSeq protein was modified relative to this genomic sequence to represent the inferred CDS: deleted 1 base in 1 codon; substituted 1 base at 1 genomic stop codon), whose protein sequence is MKCVSGFLSIIIALFISSTGAEDVVVYGQVGETVTLPRSKWGSEKVLVQWFFGKDTKPLIIRNSQGRETTDPEWKHRLSLSKTDFSLIINNIRLEDFKSFKCELKDFMPQTTTSVTFRLFRVSVQPFSPLLAGKNLNLKCDIEEIFKGTQRRWLSPQKQDLNEDKRAQIRNDGSLTVMSVTGQDHGEWTCVVTYQGREAYANTPVTVIDLSPAHPQPIYTSVSSLSLLHLPCFFSIPPPLSWSDSQEKSIQGGRWTFTPSPAAGSLTGVVQTLANLSLGPPLAWVVNQKRGLDVSALQRTNLNLSLSKKGVTEGDRGEYTCAVEFQRGDSLKRSMRVEVLQVFSSPAPVAFVGQEVNLTCTLGHLXPLTSDLKVKWIPPRQSSLLALGSDPDSAHLTIPEARDINGGRWRCELWRNKTKLTSVEITLKIERVPMDVWLLVTICGAAVIFVLLLILTVILNRRHRQRVTMPRRGKRRICRCKDPQPKGFYRN